In Bacillus oleivorans, the genomic stretch TCTTTGCCCAGAAGCAATTTATTGAAGGAATCGCCATGACCGGTGGAAAGTAATGGTTCGAAAAAAATGAAAGGAGATGTGTTTTTTGAAGAGAGAACTTGAATTTGATGTCGTGGTGGCAGGGGGAGGTCCTGCCGGCATTAATGCAGCGATCGCTTCTGGCCGAACGGGAGCTAAAACACTTCTCATTGAAAGATATGGATTTTTAGGCGGGATGTCTACAATAGCTCTCGTCTATCCATGGATGACCTTTCACACGTCATCCGGAAAACAGGTCATTAAAGGAATCGCTCAAGAAATTGTCGAACGGCTGATAAAGCAAGGAGGTTCACCCGGACATCTTCGTGATACTGTCGGTTTTACATATACCGTAACACCGTATCATCCTGAAAAATATAAGCTGTTAGCTTTAGAGATGCTGGAGGAAGCGGGAGTTGAAGTACTGGTTCATAGCTTTGCCGATCAGGTTGAAGTGGAAGGGATCCAGATTACATCTATTAAACTGACAACAAAATCAGGTCCGATTACGGTTTCGGCCAAGCGATTTGTGGATACAACCGGTGATGCAGATATTGCCTTTTTGTCTGGAGCCCCATGTTTTAAAGGTAGAGATCACGATCACAAAACACAGCCGATGACGATGAAGTTTCGCATGCGAGGCGTGGATCTGGCCAAGGTAAAGGCAGCTATGAAAGCCAACCCAAGAAATTTTTATAAAAAGACTCCGATTGATGAATTGGATGAGCTGCCGCTAACCGGTGTCCAGGGCTTTTATAAAGAATGGAATGAATCAGGCGTTCCAATCAATCGCGACCAAGTCCTCTTTTTTGCCGGTCCTGAAGAAGATGAGGTGCTGGTGAACTGTACCCGTGTGCAAGGGTTGGATGGAACGGATGTATTTGATCTGAGCCAAGGGGAAAAGGAAGGCAGAAAGCAAGTCCTGATGATGGCTGAGTTTTTACAAAGGAAAATTCCGGGTTTTGAAAAAGCGTCGATTTCAGCGGTCGGCACACAAATTGGAATCAGGGAAACCCGACGGATTGATGGACAATATGCCCTGACAATAGAAGATGTCGTTTCAGGCAGAAAGTTTGAGGATACGATTGCGCTAAGCGGCTACCCAATTGACATACATGACCCAACTGGCAAAGGCGTGCAAGCCAATGACATTCAAGGAGATGGAAGCTACGGGATACCATACCGATGTCTCTTACCAAAGCAAATCGAAAATTTATTAGTAGCGGGGAGGTGTATCTCAACCACACACGAGGCACTAGCAACAACAAGATTAACGCCCAGTGCAATGGCAACCGGCCAAGCTGCCGGAACCGCTGCCGCACTCTCCATCACAGAAAACGTCCCACCAAAAAACCTAAATATCAACAAACTCAAAGCTATTCTACTTGAAGATGGAGCAGTTCTTTGAAACAAGGGGACGGTTCTTCTGTTTCATCTTTACATCTCATGATAGAACTCTACTTTTGTTCATTTTGAAACGCAAGAACCGTCCCTATGTTACTCGTAATTTGAAGGAGGAATAGTAAGGTTTTGTTCTTTTACAATAACACTTTGTTATAGAACAAGATAAATAAGTTAGGAGGTAGTTGGTATGAGATTTAAAAAATATATCGTATTTCATAGGTTTTTCATTCTACTAGTTATCACATCTCTAGTTATTTTGATCTTACCTCATAAGAATTTTTTTGCTTCAGAATCAGAGCAGTCCTTAGGTGAAATTTCATTAGTTCCATTGGATGATAGACCGTTTAATGTTTATACTCCAAAAATGATTTCAAAGATCGGTGGATTTCAAGTTAATACTCCCGATAAGGAGTTATTAGGAAAATACTTTACGCCTGGAAATAGTACCCTTATTGGAGAATGGTGGATGAAGGATTCGGATAAAACTTCCTCATCTGTTGTAGCAATTCCCATGTTAGCTTATGGTGGATTAATTAATTCTAGGTACGGGAATGTCTCACTAGAAACAGCTAGGGATAATCTGCAGATTATTAAAGACTATAAAGAACAATACCCCGATAAAAAACTATATGCCTATGACACACTTACAAGATTAACAATCTCACCAACAAGAGACTATCCAGGAAACTATGCTGGTGAAATAAGGGAGTGGTCCATTCTTAAGGATGAAATTGAAAATCTGGGAATGAACGATGACGAACGTGTTCAAAGGTATAATGAGCTAACAGCTTTGATACCTGAAGAATTAATAGAAGATTACTTAAAAACTCGCAAACGGAATTTTGAAATAAATAACTTAATGATTGAATGGGTAAAGGAAGGTTACATTGATTTCTTGATTATTGGTCAGGATGATGCAGAACCGTATGGCTTACATCGCCCAGAGCACGAAGCTTTAAAAGAAAGGATTAGCGAATTAAACCTAGAGGATAAAATAGTTATCATGCCTGGTGCAGATGTTGTAGGATCGCTGCTAGTAACAAAACTTATGCTAGAAGAATTAAACGTGAATCCAAAAGTTTTCGTTGAATATTCACGAATTCATGGAGATGATTGGATAGCTCCCTATCAAAATATTCCTTACAGCTCACTTATTCAAAACTATGTGAACATTCTAGGAGGAAAAATCGTTAGTAAGATTGAAGAAGCAGATATAGTTCTTATGGCTAATACGGCCGGTGTTGAACAAATTGACTCTTTTGCTGAAAAAATCTATGAATATATTGGAAGAGGCTATCATGTTACCATAGGTGATGATGCGATAGCAGGGGTTTCTGATCAGGAATTAATCAGTTTATTAAAAGAACGAATAAAATTCTCAAGTTTATATGGGTATTCAGGCTGGAATATTGGTGTTTCCATTACACAATCTTTTGCTAGGTTCGGTTTGATGGAATCGGTAAAACAAGGTCAACTGAATATTTTAGAACGGTCAGCAAAATCTCATCTTGAGCTTTTACTAGAATCATTAGCACATGAGGAAGCCTATCGTAATCATATTCGTGATGATACAAGGAAGCTTGCGGAAACATTAGGTGATGATCCGCAAAACATACTGAATAATTTTGATATGGTGAATAATTATGCTGTCACTCAAACAGCTCCACTTGCTAATAAATGGTATGAAAATCATTTCTATGATGAAAATATTAAGCTCGGAGGAAACAGTAATATTATAGGAACTGTAACTAGCCTATCAAAATGGGAAATGTACCTTCCGTGGAATAGATATCAAGAATTGGCGGTGTTCCCGGAATTAGATTTAACATTATCACCTTCTCATAAACATAGTCTTGTCCGAAATACACCACTTCCTTATCATTCTGTGGCATCGATTGGTGATGAAATACAAGAAGTAAAAGTTCTCGTGACAAATGAACATAATCAGCCTATTAAAGGAACAATTAGTCTAGGACTTCCTGAAGGGTGGAGTACCCATACTTCTGATTTAAATAGTTTTCTTCTTGAACCAAATGAAGGTATAGAAATGTCTTTTATAGTTAATATTCCAAATGATGTGACTCCTAATCAAACCTATGAGCTCATGTCTAACCTAAGCTATTATTTGATAAGAGGAAATGGTTATTCCCCGAATATTACAGAGAAGCATTCTAGTAAAGCTTTTTATATTACTCCACAACATATTAATTACGCTCTCCAATCTGAGGGAGGGATTGCTACTGCAAGCAGCTCTTTTAATGCATATACTCCAGAACTAGCCATTGATGGAAACTCAACAAATATTAGAAGTAGATGGATTTCTGAAAAGGAAGATGTTAATTGGTTACAAGTTAGCTTTCCTAAAGAAAGATTGATTAATAATGTAAAATTTATTGGATATAACGGATACCCAATTAACGATTACAAAATACAAGTTCTGCAAAATGACCGATGGATTGAGGTCGCTTCTGTCACTGGTAACAGCGAAGTAATTGTTGAACATACATTTAATTCCATAGAAGCTGAAGCTGTCCGTCTATGGATTACGAAAACAAGGGATAAACAAGCAAGAATTTATGAACTAGAAGTTTATAAAAAATAGATTGATTTTATTCGACAACAAGATTATCTCCTAGTGCAATGGAAGCAGAGAAAGTCTAGGAACTGCTGTTGCATTTTCAATTACAGAAAACGTAGTTTCATAAGATGCAATTAAGTAAATAATTTGAAGGAGGAGAAAGATGAAACTCGTGAGAAAAATACTGTCCGTTATTCTTGTTGGGTTTTTATTAATGAGTTCCTTTGGCGTGGTCAGTGCAGCAGAAGAAAAGAAGGAGCTTGCAACGATTCTGCTGGTTCCGCTAGATGATCGGCCAGCCAATCTTTATTTTCCGATGAAAGTAGGAGAAGCTGCTGGCGTTGAGGTGATTGCGCCGCCGAAAGAGATGATTGGTAAATTTACGACACCAGGGAATGGCGAGGAAATTAGCAAGTGGTTACTAGAAAATGGTGATCAGGCAGATGGATTCGTCATTTCAACAAGTATGCTGGCCTATGGCGGGTTAGTCGCTTCACGTACAGGGACAAAATCACTAGAAGATGCCCTTTCCGATATTCAGGTAATCAAACAGTTAAAAGAATTATATCCGGATAAACCAGTATATGTTTATGACACGATTCAACGGTTAGCTGTGACGGCTATTAGCGATGAATATCTCAAATATTATTCATTGATAAGTGAATGGGCCGTTCTGTACGATAAAGTTGTCAACCTGGGGATGGAAGGAAGAGAGAGACTGGAAGAATTAGAGTCTTTGATTACTGAACATGTATTGGAAGATTATAAGAAAGCGAGAGCGAGAAACCATACGGTTAACAATCTCATGATTGACTGGGTCGAGCAGGGCTATATTGATTATTTAATCCTATCCCAGGATGATGCGGCTCCTTATGGACTTCATCGTGCAGAAAGAGAGGTTTTACTTGAAAAGGTAGCTACACTTGGAGTCGAGGATCAGGTTGCTGTTTTCCCAGGCGCAGATGAAGTGGATGTGGTCTTAGTATCCCGATTTGTCAATCAGTTATTGAATACATCACCAGCATTCTTTGTTGAGTATAACGGGATTCACGGAAAAGACTGGATTGCTCCTTTTGAGGACAGAACTTTTGAATATAATGTTGAAAAGCATATCGTCTCGGCCGGCGGAAGAATTGTGGATAATGAAGCAGAGGCGGACATTCACCTGCTTTTAAATA encodes the following:
- a CDS encoding FAD-dependent oxidoreductase, which produces MCFLKRELEFDVVVAGGGPAGINAAIASGRTGAKTLLIERYGFLGGMSTIALVYPWMTFHTSSGKQVIKGIAQEIVERLIKQGGSPGHLRDTVGFTYTVTPYHPEKYKLLALEMLEEAGVEVLVHSFADQVEVEGIQITSIKLTTKSGPITVSAKRFVDTTGDADIAFLSGAPCFKGRDHDHKTQPMTMKFRMRGVDLAKVKAAMKANPRNFYKKTPIDELDELPLTGVQGFYKEWNESGVPINRDQVLFFAGPEEDEVLVNCTRVQGLDGTDVFDLSQGEKEGRKQVLMMAEFLQRKIPGFEKASISAVGTQIGIRETRRIDGQYALTIEDVVSGRKFEDTIALSGYPIDIHDPTGKGVQANDIQGDGSYGIPYRCLLPKQIENLLVAGRCISTTHEALATTRLTPSAMATGQAAGTAAALSITENVPPKNLNINKLKAILLEDGAVL
- a CDS encoding DUF4127 family protein, producing the protein MRFKKYIVFHRFFILLVITSLVILILPHKNFFASESEQSLGEISLVPLDDRPFNVYTPKMISKIGGFQVNTPDKELLGKYFTPGNSTLIGEWWMKDSDKTSSSVVAIPMLAYGGLINSRYGNVSLETARDNLQIIKDYKEQYPDKKLYAYDTLTRLTISPTRDYPGNYAGEIREWSILKDEIENLGMNDDERVQRYNELTALIPEELIEDYLKTRKRNFEINNLMIEWVKEGYIDFLIIGQDDAEPYGLHRPEHEALKERISELNLEDKIVIMPGADVVGSLLVTKLMLEELNVNPKVFVEYSRIHGDDWIAPYQNIPYSSLIQNYVNILGGKIVSKIEEADIVLMANTAGVEQIDSFAEKIYEYIGRGYHVTIGDDAIAGVSDQELISLLKERIKFSSLYGYSGWNIGVSITQSFARFGLMESVKQGQLNILERSAKSHLELLLESLAHEEAYRNHIRDDTRKLAETLGDDPQNILNNFDMVNNYAVTQTAPLANKWYENHFYDENIKLGGNSNIIGTVTSLSKWEMYLPWNRYQELAVFPELDLTLSPSHKHSLVRNTPLPYHSVASIGDEIQEVKVLVTNEHNQPIKGTISLGLPEGWSTHTSDLNSFLLEPNEGIEMSFIVNIPNDVTPNQTYELMSNLSYYLIRGNGYSPNITEKHSSKAFYITPQHINYALQSEGGIATASSSFNAYTPELAIDGNSTNIRSRWISEKEDVNWLQVSFPKERLINNVKFIGYNGYPINDYKIQVLQNDRWIEVASVTGNSEVIVEHTFNSIEAEAVRLWITKTRDKQARIYELEVYKK
- a CDS encoding DUF4127 family protein, which translates into the protein MKLVRKILSVILVGFLLMSSFGVVSAAEEKKELATILLVPLDDRPANLYFPMKVGEAAGVEVIAPPKEMIGKFTTPGNGEEISKWLLENGDQADGFVISTSMLAYGGLVASRTGTKSLEDALSDIQVIKQLKELYPDKPVYVYDTIQRLAVTAISDEYLKYYSLISEWAVLYDKVVNLGMEGRERLEELESLITEHVLEDYKKARARNHTVNNLMIDWVEQGYIDYLILSQDDAAPYGLHRAEREVLLEKVATLGVEDQVAVFPGADEVDVVLVSRFVNQLLNTSPAFFVEYNGIHGKDWIAPFEDRTFEYNVEKHIVSAGGRIVDNEAEADIHLLLNTPSAVGSTRAADIDKLVARTSELISEGKQAAIGDVLLVNKAEEELVTELAEKVDLTKILSYSGWNTAGNALGITVGHAAARYAFLAQEKQFGVPLYEQTAESHYEFLLHRFAKDQGYKNVVHPAARAYIQQIGASEWDLGANYELVNNFVKEKLTAETEKWYQHFDGKEVYIGSRGNKDFYMTISALESVHVKLPWPRIFEAELEPELELD